A single genomic interval of Patescibacteria group bacterium harbors:
- a CDS encoding branched-chain amino acid ABC transporter permease, translated as MFFQLLINGLIAGAIYALVASGFSLIYSTCKFVHFAHGATIAFSAYFLYFFFVTLGLSFWPAVILAIICACILGWLMNKIVYKKLRKRKASNVILLIASFALLILLESLILMLFGADVKTIGYIKIAKGLEFLGAIITPLQIVIIAVSIVLLISLYFFMKKTKIGKAMRAVADNKDVAEIVGISSEKIYAYSFIVGSAIAGIAGILVSLEQNLEPTMGTNLMIKGFTGAIIGGIGSVPGAVLGSFLLGLVENFGIWFLPSGYKDAIAFVILFIFLLFRHQGILGIKRNNK; from the coding sequence ATGTTTTTTCAACTTCTCATCAACGGTCTAATTGCTGGAGCCATTTATGCTTTGGTGGCAAGCGGGTTTTCTTTGATTTACTCAACCTGCAAGTTTGTTCATTTTGCCCATGGCGCAACCATTGCTTTTAGCGCCTATTTTTTATACTTCTTTTTTGTGACTTTGGGCTTGAGTTTTTGGCCAGCAGTAATTCTGGCGATTATTTGCGCTTGTATTTTGGGTTGGTTAATGAATAAAATTGTTTATAAAAAACTCCGCAAAAGAAAAGCCAGCAATGTCATTCTTTTGATTGCCAGTTTCGCGCTTTTGATTTTATTGGAGTCATTGATTTTGATGTTATTCGGCGCCGATGTTAAGACAATTGGTTATATCAAAATCGCCAAGGGCTTGGAATTTTTAGGCGCGATTATTACACCATTACAAATCGTGATTATTGCGGTTTCAATTGTTCTGCTTATCTCGTTGTACTTCTTTATGAAAAAAACAAAAATTGGCAAAGCAATGAGAGCAGTGGCTGATAATAAAGATGTGGCAGAAATTGTTGGTATTTCTTCGGAGAAAATTTACGCTTATTCTTTTATTGTTGGTTCAGCTATTGCCGGAATTGCTGGAATTTTGGTTAGCTTGGAGCAAAATCTCGAGCCGACCATGGGAACTAATTTAATGATTAAAGGATTTACTGGCGCGATTATTGGTGGGATTGGCAGTGTGCCGGGCGCGGTTTTGGGTTCTTTTTTGCTCGGTCTGGTTGAAAACTTTGGTATCTGGTTTTTGCCATCCGGCTACAAAGATGCAATCGCTTTTGTAATTTTATTCATTTTCCTATTATTTAGGCATCAAGGGATTTTA
- the leuS gene encoding leucine--tRNA ligase, which yields MDYNPQKIEDKWQKYWGKNKIDVCDLNDKKKAKFYNLVMFYYPSGDKIHIGHGYNYTGADVFGRYKKMIGFNVLQPIGADAFGLPAENYAIKTGVHPAQSAKQNIDFGRKQLKSLGIMFDWDKEINTSDPEYYKWTQWLFGVLYKNGLAYRAEAPVNWCPSCKTVLANEQVIDGKCERCESEVIQKDLKQWFFKITDYAERLLEDHKKLNWPERTIVMQKNWIGKSEGTNIKFKINNNEIEVFTTRIDTIFGVTALVLAPEHELVQKITTSEHKKEVDNYISASKKKSELERTDLEKEKTGVFIGAYAINPLNNEKIPVWIGDYVIATYGGGAVMFVPAHDERDYEFAKKYNIEIKEVIAGGDISKRAFTEYGKLINSGEFNGLNSEDAIEKITEWLDKNKLGKKKINYHLRDWLISRQRYWGAPIPIIYCDKCGEVLDENLVKLPDLEDFKPTSEGESPLARSKEFVNIKCPKCGGSAKRSTETMDTFVCSSWYFLRYLSPHLKDEPFDKKLAEKWLPVDQYVGGAEHACMHLLYARFITKALFDQKLIKFDEPFTKLNHQGMILAADGSKMSKSKGNVVIPDDYVKKYGADTFRMYVLFIAAFEDGGAWNDKSIIGVYKFLNRVWALFCDKSKIGKTTSKNLIQKINYTIKKVGEDINNFKFNTAIASMMEFVNAWTILSEEDAENFLKILAPFAPHIAEELYLKIKSQKSMPTGRQAKIKSIFEEKWPKYDEKLIKKDTIDLVIQVNGKVRDKIEVKSDISENEAKKFALSNEKVKSWLNDQKPKKVIFVKGKLINIVI from the coding sequence ATGGATTACAATCCGCAAAAAATAGAAGATAAGTGGCAGAAATATTGGGGAAAAAACAAGATTGATGTTTGCGATTTAAATGACAAGAAAAAAGCCAAATTTTACAATTTGGTGATGTTTTATTATCCATCAGGCGATAAAATCCATATTGGGCATGGATACAATTATACTGGTGCGGATGTTTTCGGGAGGTACAAAAAAATGATTGGTTTTAATGTTTTACAGCCGATTGGCGCAGATGCATTCGGTTTGCCAGCAGAAAATTATGCTATAAAAACAGGGGTGCATCCAGCTCAAAGCGCCAAACAGAATATTGATTTCGGCAGAAAACAGCTTAAATCATTGGGTATAATGTTTGATTGGGATAAAGAGATAAATACCTCTGACCCAGAATATTATAAATGGACGCAGTGGCTATTTGGAGTTTTATATAAAAATGGGCTGGCTTATCGCGCCGAAGCGCCAGTTAACTGGTGCCCGTCATGCAAAACCGTTTTAGCAAATGAGCAGGTAATTGACGGAAAATGCGAACGCTGTGAAAGTGAAGTTATCCAGAAAGATTTGAAGCAGTGGTTTTTTAAAATTACTGATTATGCAGAGAGATTACTGGAAGACCATAAAAAATTAAATTGGCCGGAAAGAACAATTGTGATGCAGAAAAACTGGATTGGGAAATCAGAAGGCACGAATATAAAATTTAAAATCAATAACAATGAAATCGAAGTCTTTACAACTAGAATTGACACGATTTTCGGAGTTACAGCTTTGGTTTTGGCTCCGGAACACGAATTAGTGCAAAAAATTACCACTTCCGAACATAAAAAAGAAGTTGATAATTATATTTCAGCCAGTAAAAAGAAATCAGAATTAGAAAGAACAGATTTGGAAAAAGAAAAAACAGGAGTTTTTATTGGAGCGTATGCAATTAATCCTTTAAATAATGAAAAAATTCCAGTTTGGATTGGCGATTATGTGATTGCAACTTATGGCGGTGGAGCAGTGATGTTTGTGCCGGCGCATGACGAGAGAGATTATGAATTTGCCAAAAAATATAATATTGAAATCAAGGAAGTTATTGCGGGTGGCGACATTTCAAAGAGAGCTTTTACAGAATATGGGAAATTGATAAATTCTGGAGAATTCAATGGATTAAATTCGGAAGATGCGATTGAGAAAATCACCGAATGGCTTGATAAAAATAAATTAGGCAAGAAAAAAATTAATTACCATTTGCGCGACTGGCTGATTTCAAGACAAAGATATTGGGGTGCGCCAATACCGATTATTTATTGCGATAAATGCGGCGAGGTATTAGATGAAAATCTGGTTAAACTGCCGGATTTAGAAGATTTCAAGCCAACCAGCGAAGGCGAATCGCCATTAGCTCGTTCAAAGGAATTTGTAAATATAAAATGCCCCAAATGTGGGGGCAGTGCGAAAAGGAGCACAGAAACAATGGATACATTTGTTTGTTCTTCTTGGTATTTTCTTCGATATTTAAGTCCGCATTTAAAAGACGAGCCGTTTGATAAGAAATTGGCTGAAAAATGGCTGCCTGTTGACCAATACGTCGGCGGAGCAGAACACGCTTGTATGCATCTGCTTTATGCGCGGTTCATTACCAAGGCGCTTTTTGACCAGAAATTGATAAAATTTGACGAACCATTCACAAAACTTAATCATCAAGGAATGATTCTGGCAGCTGATGGCAGTAAAATGTCAAAATCAAAAGGCAATGTGGTAATTCCTGATGATTATGTCAAAAAATACGGGGCGGATACATTCAGAATGTATGTATTATTTATTGCTGCGTTTGAAGATGGCGGAGCGTGGAACGATAAAAGTATAATAGGAGTATATAAATTTTTAAACAGAGTTTGGGCTTTGTTTTGCGATAAGAGTAAAATCGGAAAAACTACTAGTAAAAATTTAATACAAAAAATAAATTACACAATTAAGAAAGTCGGGGAAGATATTAATAATTTTAAATTCAATACTGCAATTGCTTCAATGATGGAGTTCGTGAATGCGTGGACTATTTTATCCGAAGAAGATGCGGAAAATTTTCTGAAAATTTTAGCGCCGTTCGCACCGCATATTGCAGAAGAATTATATTTAAAAATTAAAAGTCAAAAGTCCATGCCTACCGGCAGGCAGGCAAAAATTAAAAGTATTTTTGAGGAAAAATGGCCGAAATATGACGAGAAACTTATTAAAAAAGACACAATTGATTTAGTGATTCAGGTTAATGGAAAAGTAAGAGACAAAATTGAAGTGAAAAGCGATATTTCAGAAAACGAAGCAAAGAAATTTGCTTTGTCTAACGAAAAAGTAAAATCCTGGCTGAATGACCAAAAGCCGAAAAAAGTGATTTTCGTAAAAGGTAAATTAATCAATATAGTAATATAA